Genomic DNA from Etheostoma cragini isolate CJK2018 chromosome 7, CSU_Ecrag_1.0, whole genome shotgun sequence:
GGATTCTTACTCTGTTGATTTGCCCAGTTTCCCCGAATAAAGGTCAAGTTAGGATATCTCCAGCATAAGGATTTGGCAGATCCTTAATAGTAGTAAAAGCACTCTGATTTCCTTGGTTTCTTTTTGTATAACACAATCAAAGTGCCTTGTCCATCTTTAACtgataaacataaataatagCTGACAGCTAAATAGTCTGCTCTCTACTGACTGTGCCGCTGCTGCCCATGGAGAGGTGGCTGAGCTGCTGTGCCAGGGGCCCCATCATGGAGGTTGGCTGGATGGACATGGTGTGGTCCATTCCTGGCGTCAGGACTGCTCCCTAtagagaacaacaacaacacacagcagctttAGCAGTTCAAGTTGGCAATtaaaacaaagagacagacagacagaatgtgAAGGCAGCagaatatttactgtatttttttgtttatgataATTTTTTCCGTTTTTTCCGGCTtaaatggacaggacagctaggtgagaaaggggagagagagggggaagacatgcaggaaatcgttaaaggtcggactcaaaccttggACTGCTGTATCGAGGCAtgaaatttatatatatacactccattatagacaggataccagctgatctgggtgagtggctgatctttaatgcaatatctacatttcccattatcagcaaccatccatccaatgttccaaatgctcattttgtttactaatctattatattattattattatgatattattttaaaaaactaactaagaaaacattaaacaacccttttgcaattatgtaagcacataatgtaatctggaaactgctgccctggttaaaaaaaacaaggcaactgatctcagctgggattctgtctataatggagtccaatggaaatttgtgagtgaccccaaacttttgaccggtagtgtatatttaagtatatgtgcgcctgctctagcaactgagctaacccggccacgcAGCAGAATATTAAAAGGCTTCTCCCGGTACAAAAACAGGGAGGAAGGCCAACAGTTTTAAGATTCTAGATACTCACTGTGGGTGGCATGATGTACGACTGATGATGTAGCCAGGATGGGTTGTGTACCTGCAGGAACAAGAAAGACACACGTGCACCAGGAGATTACATAATATTAAAGCAAAACGCCatacattttactgtattgtttttagatttaaagcattttttatttttatgtttcccAATTTATAGAAATGTGACAGCAGGTCTGTTCTTTGTTAAACTCCAGTACAGTCCAGCTTTGAGGGTCTGAGACTACCTGGTAGGTGGACACAGGTGAATGCATGTACGGGGAGAGGGAACTTGGCCCCATCATCCGGTTGGGGGCGATGCTGTAGGGAGAGGAATAGAACCTAccagaaagagacacaaagttATTAGTCACCACAACATGGTCGCACTCCCTTTGGGTGTACAATGGATTTGTCAGAGTAGTAGTACGGACCCATTCTGTAAGGCTGTGGTGGGGTCATAGGTAAGCGTCATTCCTCCCTGGAGAAAAGAGACAGTGTCATTATGAGGCAGATCACACGCAGTCTTGTATTATGAAGCGTTTTCTCAAAAGTCATTAAGACATGAAGAAATAAACTCACCGTCTCCCCATCTCTCGTCCAGGGCCGGCCGTTCTGCAGATATTTTCCTTGGCTCTGACGCTTCTTCTGGCCTCCGTCAGCAAATTTACACAGCAGGGGTTCTGGCGGTACTAGACCAGtaagaaaacattacattatttcaaacatattttcagtaacataaatgtaaaaactcTTTGGATAAGATTATTTTCTTcaactttaatttcttttacttttttttaggaTGCTACATTCATAACAAGATGTCACTTCAAGGAAGCCTCACCTGGAACTCCAGGTGGAGTCTTGATATATTTTCCATTGAAATGTTGTATGATGGCTTCACATTTCTCGGTTGACTCCATCCTATAGGAAAaggaaatattaaatgttttataaaaacaatcacTGAGTTAAATAGTATCAGGTTACAAGGTATCATTGCTGTGTGCATATATGTCCTTACCTGTGCCGACCACCAGAGGACTCACTCGCCATGATTTACTGAAATTTGTGCAACTGGATATTTTCTTCAAAGCAGCACAAGAGGCTACAGCACCACTAATGGACTTAAACCAGCTGTCCTAATGCGTGTAACTAAATAACCAAAGCTTGTACCTGGCAAAGCCCACTCCTCGGCTGGTTCCGTTAGCATCACGGAGGATGCGTGTGGAAATGGCCTGGCTGAAGGGCTTCAGCATGCTCTCTAGCTCCTGCTCGTCCATGGACATTGGCAGATTGGAGATGTATAAGTTGGTGGGGTCCTGCTCCTGTTGCTGAATGGAGTGAAGACAGGAGAGGATTAATGCACGAGGATGTGCGAGGAGACATagctctttgttttctctgcatTTAGATGTCCATtttgatgtgaaaaaaacacaaaagctgcCAGCACAAATCTGAAGGAATTGATACAGCCTTTTAACAGGAAGTGTATGCTATTTGGAAGGGTGGCATGTGCAGGACATTAGACAGTCTGAGAGAAAGGGTAGAGGGTTTGGAGTAAAGGTGGATTTCATTTTGGCGTGAGCTGCGTGGATGAGGTCTAAGGAGAAAAGAGATATGCAGAGATGGTGAGATAGTATTCTAGCTGGACATCAGCtaagcctctctctctcactttgactctctatttctgtctcttctaCTTTTATTTATCCAACACgctccttttcttcttcactcTCCTCTCTCATACTCCATAACCAAAACGTTAAGACCAAAAGGGTAGAAGACAGGCCTATTATGTGAGACTAGCCTCTTGGGATGATAAAAGTGCAGGATCCAGGTAATGTGATATCAAAGCATAATTAAATTTCAAATGGCTCTCCATCCATGGACGATCTAAAATGATTATGTGCTCTCGCTCGGTGGAGAATCACAGCAGAGACATTTTGGACAAAGACCTTTGAAAATGATCTGAAGAACATCTAAAGCATTGTGCTATCACCGTCCCCACAAGTCAAACGTTATCATCCTGTTAGTTTGGTCATGGTAATATGTCGCTTTTATGCAAGCAGTTATACTCATGGGGTAATCCTGACCTTGAATGCCGGCACACAGGCCGGCTCTGCTGGCTTGCATAAATCAGACCAGTTATGCAGCTTTTCACAATCTgaatttgaaatgattaaaaaacaacctgTCACACGTGTGACAGTGCATTTTATCCTTTCAAACTATTTTGTAGGCTTTTTCTTTGCCTCCACATTTAATTTGACCAGCAGCATCTTGTAGGATAAACTGTATCACCCTCTAACCATTATGCATATTCATTATCTCAGAGTGCAGATGTGATTAAATTCCAGTTAATTTCCAAGCCATGAATAATGCATGTGTAATCACTGCGACCTGTGGTGAAGGtgatttctcctcctcctcctcctcctcctcctcctctttcttctccaaaGCAGTGTGAACAAGAGATGGAGCTCCAACTCGTGAGAACAAGCAGAGAAGACCTGCTGCGGGTTTTGACCGTGAATGAGTCAGAATGAGTCAGAGAAATTTGACGCAAACATAAGCCTTGTTGTAAACCCGGAGTGGAGGGGTGAGTGAAATCAAGTTATTCTGTGAGAGAGGAGCCATATGAATGTCAGTGATCCAGCTTAACGAGAGATCAGCTTTCCCAGGGTGTTTGTGGTgtgcatgtacgtgtgtgtgtgtgtcataatcCGGTTGAGGCAAGGCTGGTGAAGTGCATGTGTGactgtcgtgtgtgtgtgtgtgtgtgtgtgtgtgtgtgtgtgtgtgtgtgcgtgtgtgtgtgtgtgtgttaacagggCGGGTGGCTGGGCACAGGGCCCTGCTGACTGGGGAGCTGCTCAGACACTGAGTCAGATGCCACCAGGGAGAACAGACATGTCCTTTGTACGGGGAGCTCAGAGAGCAGACCCTGGGACACACTCCCTCAACACTGTCACCCCTATGAAgcataacacacatacacacatgtacacacatgtaacTGTGTACATCCATGCACTCTTGTTTTTGATCACACATATTCTACAGTTCATTAATACCCATAAATTAACAAATTTAAGCATATACCAAGTGCACCGTCTGGTGAACGTTCAAgggcgcacgcacacacaaaccgAGGCTTAATTGGCTTATATTCCTGAACTGTGGCTcatataacaaaaacaaaaagcatgaGGAGAGAGCTAGATAGAGAAAGAGCTGTGAATAGCTTTAACAGAGAAATGTATAAGAAGCCGATAAGACAGAGGAACAACCTTTCTGCTGTAAGGTTAATAATTCAGCATTTCATTTGTAATGAATAATTCATCATTCAACTTTTTGCTGAGTCACTGTCAAAATGCCTgaaatttttttcatttgctgaAAACTCTTTTAACTGACCAATAGTTCGATTTAAGCTGgcaccaaattgtaaaaaataaaagccaccaaatattgttatattatattaatattatatattattatatacatatcAAGCTGGGTTCTTACCTTGGCCATCTGAGCCTGCACTCCACCAGCCTTCAGCGCTGTCACTGCCTTTTGAGCTGAGGACGGACTGTCAAAGTCAACAAAGCCATAGCCTGCAGGGACCGAGACATATACAGCAAGACATAAATGTTATGACAATGAGATATGCACACAGCAGGACTCTGTGGACACAGGCATGTAATGTGAGCTCATGAAACAATCATTGTTCTTAAATCTGAAGAGACAGCCAGTCCGGTTTGGACTGTGCTTCTTCACAGAGGACAGATGTTGAGTTATACAACACGTCCAATATTATCACACAATGCACACCTGTTAGGTAGGTGTAGTGTGAAGCTTAGCACACAGCAAACACTGGGCGACAAAATGCAAACAGCTTTATTGGGAAGAATGTATCAGCAATGTGCTGTAACTGCAATCTGTAACTTTCTTAAATTACAGCAGGGATCAAAAACTCTTTACTGTTATgctgacattttttcacatgtttgtTGTTGATAAGCAGTGAAGATATCATCAACTGACAAAATAGTGTTGGTGAATACATAATCTACTCACTTTGTGAACTAGACAGGCGCTAtccaacaaaacagaacataGTGGTGcatgaaaaaattattttttcctctttactAGCTGCCGTACAGGTAGTTAAAACACagttatagtaaagtaaaaatattatgGATTTccctttttcaatttcaaattcaCATTTACTCAAGACCACAAAATATATCATGATTAGAGCTGCAATGATTACTCGATTAATCCCCTAGTCAATTGACAGAAGCTCAATCTGCAA
This window encodes:
- the LOC117948013 gene encoding RNA-binding motif, single-stranded-interacting protein 2-like isoform X2; the protein is MIFSMVTFKVSLAEQQTYVSPYNHQMAPPSPNNNNNNSSNTTSISNGSSCNGGEQLSKTNLYIRGLHPGTTDQDLVKLCQPYGKIVSTKAILDKTTNKCKGYGFVDFDSPSSAQKAVTALKAGGVQAQMAKQQEQDPTNLYISNLPMSMDEQELESMLKPFSQAISTRILRDANGTSRGVGFARMESTEKCEAIIQHFNGKYIKTPPGVPVPPEPLLCKFADGGQKKRQSQGKYLQNGRPWTRDGETGGMTLTYDPTTALQNGFYSSPYSIAPNRMMGPSSLSPYMHSPVSTYQVHNPSWLHHQSYIMPPTGAVLTPGMDHTMSIQPTSMMGPLAQQLSHLSMGSSGTYMPANTSMQGTYIPQYTQVPSTNISVEESAVQPPVAMETPTEHTTYTYQHNK
- the LOC117948013 gene encoding RNA-binding motif, single-stranded-interacting protein 2-like isoform X1; translated protein: MLLSVPSRTGFNPYNGYNGKNIKKQTYVSPYNHQMAPPSPNNNNNNSSNTTSISNGSSCNGGEQLSKTNLYIRGLHPGTTDQDLVKLCQPYGKIVSTKAILDKTTNKCKGYGFVDFDSPSSAQKAVTALKAGGVQAQMAKQQEQDPTNLYISNLPMSMDEQELESMLKPFSQAISTRILRDANGTSRGVGFARMESTEKCEAIIQHFNGKYIKTPPGVPVPPEPLLCKFADGGQKKRQSQGKYLQNGRPWTRDGETGGMTLTYDPTTALQNGFYSSPYSIAPNRMMGPSSLSPYMHSPVSTYQVHNPSWLHHQSYIMPPTGAVLTPGMDHTMSIQPTSMMGPLAQQLSHLSMGSSGTYMPANTSMQGTYIPQYTQVPSTNISVEESAVQPPVAMETPTEHTTYTYQHNK